Proteins from a single region of Archaeoglobus neptunius:
- a CDS encoding acetate--CoA ligase family protein yields VDLIVRVGEMVEKEGIVEMDLNPVFVYENGCVVADARIAVGELKSFDMEIGDISFFFDAESVAVIGASRSTLKPGGRVVSNLKNLGFGGKIYPVNPNADEILGFKCYPSVKSIPDSVDIAVVAVPSRNAGDVVRECAEKGVRGIIVLSAGFAEGWEEGKELEREIVEIARESGMRIIGPNTMGILDPESGLTSFFSIIRRIKSGNIGVLAQSGAVANFIILPLWHIGFSRIIAIGNKCDVNEVEGLRYLIQDDKTDVIAVYLEGFTNGRKLYEVMRSSNKPIVVLKSGRTEAGKRSAMSHTASISTSEEIFEAACKQAGVAKVYDFEQLVDTVKALSLQPLPEGDRVGVIQPSGAECVMSADAVVENGLRLAKYSENTVERIYEFAPEWHSINNPLDLYPIAEKSGDRVFNEILKIFAEDENIDAIVAGVFIPSLMTLGFDFSWLKKYDKPVLFTMKDDIEELRTARIEIEKSGVPVYPTPERAVRVLKWMLSISI; encoded by the coding sequence TGTCGATCTCATCGTCAGAGTTGGGGAGATGGTCGAGAAAGAGGGTATAGTTGAGATGGACCTGAATCCCGTCTTCGTCTACGAGAATGGATGCGTTGTTGCGGATGCGAGGATTGCTGTTGGGGAGCTAAAATCGTTCGATATGGAGATTGGTGACATCAGTTTCTTTTTTGATGCCGAGAGCGTTGCTGTGATTGGGGCTTCAAGAAGCACCCTCAAACCCGGAGGAAGGGTGGTCAGCAATCTGAAGAATCTGGGTTTCGGAGGAAAAATCTACCCCGTCAATCCAAACGCTGACGAAATACTTGGGTTTAAGTGCTATCCTTCGGTGAAATCTATTCCTGACAGCGTGGATATTGCCGTAGTTGCCGTCCCGTCCAGGAATGCAGGAGATGTGGTGAGAGAGTGTGCGGAAAAAGGGGTCAGGGGGATCATTGTTCTGAGTGCCGGATTTGCAGAAGGTTGGGAAGAGGGAAAGGAGCTTGAACGGGAAATTGTCGAGATTGCGAGGGAGAGCGGGATGAGGATAATAGGCCCAAATACGATGGGCATTCTCGACCCTGAATCCGGTCTCACGTCCTTTTTCAGCATAATTCGAAGGATAAAATCGGGAAATATTGGAGTTCTGGCACAGAGTGGTGCAGTTGCGAACTTCATAATCCTCCCGTTATGGCACATTGGCTTCAGCAGAATAATTGCGATAGGCAACAAGTGCGATGTGAACGAGGTTGAAGGACTGAGATACCTTATTCAGGACGATAAAACTGACGTGATAGCAGTCTATCTGGAGGGATTCACCAACGGCCGGAAGCTATACGAAGTCATGAGGAGCTCAAACAAGCCGATAGTTGTGCTTAAATCAGGAAGAACCGAAGCTGGAAAGAGAAGTGCGATGAGCCACACAGCGTCAATTTCAACAAGCGAGGAGATTTTTGAGGCTGCATGCAAACAGGCGGGTGTTGCAAAGGTTTACGACTTTGAGCAGCTAGTTGACACGGTTAAAGCGCTATCCCTCCAGCCTTTACCAGAGGGGGACAGGGTGGGGGTTATCCAGCCATCAGGGGCCGAGTGTGTCATGTCCGCAGATGCTGTTGTGGAGAATGGTCTGAGACTTGCAAAGTACTCCGAGAATACGGTGGAAAGAATCTACGAATTTGCTCCAGAATGGCACAGCATAAATAATCCGCTTGACCTCTATCCAATTGCTGAGAAGAGTGGGGACAGAGTTTTCAATGAGATCCTCAAAATTTTCGCCGAGGATGAGAATATCGATGCGATAGTTGCCGGGGTATTCATACCGAGCCTCATGACGCTCGGTTTTGACTTCTCATGGCTTAAGAAGTACGACAAACCTGTGCTCTTCACGATGAAGGACGATATTGAGGAGCTGAGAACAGCAAGGATTGAAATAGAGAAAAGTGGTGTGCCGGTATATCCAACGCCCGAGAGAGCCGTAAGGGTCTTGAAGTGGATGCTCTCAATTTCTATCTAG
- a CDS encoding metal-dependent transcriptional regulator, producing the protein MSERIENALRDIWMKLEIGEKATVDEKLLEELESEGLVSVRSGELELTEEGRRRAEKIVRLHRLAERLLADILGIQEVEEHACRFEHLIDDEAEEAICTLLGHPKFCPHGRKIPQGKCCRINEVEVEKVIYKLSELSPGDVAEIKYIIADDRETRALISSGIIPGVEIRVIRVYPAFVIQIENTQFALDKNIANTIYVVKRAR; encoded by the coding sequence ATGAGCGAGAGGATCGAGAACGCTCTAAGGGATATCTGGATGAAACTTGAAATCGGTGAAAAAGCAACTGTGGATGAAAAACTGTTGGAGGAGCTTGAGAGCGAGGGGCTCGTAAGTGTGAGAAGCGGGGAGCTGGAATTAACAGAAGAGGGGAGAAGGAGGGCGGAGAAGATCGTTCGTCTTCACAGGCTGGCAGAGCGATTGCTTGCAGATATTCTCGGAATTCAGGAGGTGGAGGAGCATGCATGCAGGTTCGAACATCTAATCGATGATGAAGCGGAAGAAGCAATTTGTACACTTCTCGGCCATCCGAAGTTCTGTCCCCATGGCAGAAAAATACCGCAGGGAAAATGCTGCAGAATCAATGAGGTTGAGGTTGAGAAGGTCATATACAAGCTGAGTGAACTGTCTCCCGGGGATGTTGCAGAGATAAAGTATATCATTGCAGATGATAGAGAAACAAGGGCACTGATTTCTTCAGGAATAATTCCGGGTGTGGAGATAAGAGTAATTAGGGTTTATCCTGCATTCGTCATTCAGATAGAGAATACCCAGTTTGCCCTTGACAAGAATATTGCGAACACTATATATGTTGTAAAAAGGGCTAGATAG
- the feoB gene encoding ferrous iron transport protein B, with the protein MECHGVNPEIPGKIRVALVGNPNVGKSALFYALTGKYATISNYPGTTVDIAVAKMENFTIIDTPGMNSLVPVTAEEEVARRLMEDADIIVHVVDAKNIKRALPFTLQLIEAGFNVILVLNAVDEAESLGIEIDEKKLSERISIPVVKTVATEKRGIGNLKEEIRKCAGRKMSKTKVIQFSETIEKLISEIETLIKGEYRISRRMISVLLLLRDPEIKKLLEGEENYEIILEKASSPALPYEVMKEIYENAERILEDVVIKKEVPHSFLRKFGELSLNPVFGIPLSLLSLAFIYLLAGYVGAQILVDFIETWFENNVNSIVNGILLQYVPNYWIRELIGGEYGVVTLGLRYAIAIIFPIVTTFFIAFSILEDSGLLPRTAYLLDGLFKKIGMSGRAVIPLLLGTGCGTMAVIVTRILESWKERVIATILLAVGIPCSAQLGVMLGIAPDFKALLIWLGVVSSVLIIAGYLSSKVIPGPSPMFFIEIPPIRIPKIKNIFYKTVSRLEWYFKEVLPIFILISVAIWIGRITGVFDLIVAGLSVPVTAIGLPESTSEVFLYGFFRRDYGAAGLFDLATKGAMSYSQIVVAMVALTLFVPCVAQFTIICKERGIRWGVAVFILSVVIAFAVGALTALMLGVI; encoded by the coding sequence ATGGAATGTCACGGTGTTAATCCAGAGATTCCAGGGAAAATAAGGGTAGCGCTTGTGGGAAATCCAAATGTTGGCAAAAGTGCACTTTTTTACGCTCTGACAGGAAAATACGCAACGATATCAAACTATCCCGGAACAACGGTTGACATCGCCGTGGCGAAGATGGAGAACTTCACAATCATCGACACTCCCGGAATGAATTCGCTGGTTCCTGTTACTGCAGAAGAGGAGGTCGCAAGAAGGCTTATGGAAGATGCTGACATCATAGTCCATGTTGTTGATGCCAAGAACATAAAGAGGGCTTTGCCCTTTACCCTTCAACTGATAGAGGCGGGCTTTAATGTTATCCTCGTCCTCAATGCGGTCGATGAGGCGGAAAGCCTTGGAATTGAAATCGATGAGAAAAAGTTGAGCGAAAGGATCTCAATTCCTGTGGTCAAGACTGTAGCAACTGAAAAGAGAGGTATCGGCAACCTCAAAGAGGAAATAAGGAAGTGTGCTGGAAGAAAAATGTCAAAAACTAAAGTCATTCAATTCAGCGAGACGATTGAGAAGTTGATCTCGGAGATAGAGACTCTGATTAAGGGAGAATACAGGATCAGCAGGAGGATGATCTCCGTTCTTCTCCTTCTCAGAGATCCAGAAATTAAGAAGCTGCTTGAGGGAGAGGAAAATTATGAGATAATACTTGAAAAGGCCAGCTCTCCCGCACTTCCTTATGAGGTGATGAAGGAGATTTACGAAAATGCTGAAAGAATACTGGAGGACGTTGTGATAAAAAAGGAGGTACCGCACAGCTTTTTGAGAAAGTTTGGTGAGCTGTCCCTGAATCCAGTTTTCGGCATTCCTCTGTCACTGCTGTCTCTCGCCTTCATATACCTGCTTGCAGGATACGTCGGAGCCCAGATTCTTGTTGATTTCATTGAAACATGGTTTGAGAATAACGTAAACTCGATCGTTAACGGTATCCTGCTCCAGTATGTTCCGAACTACTGGATCAGAGAGCTAATCGGTGGTGAGTACGGTGTGGTGACTCTCGGACTGAGATACGCAATAGCGATAATTTTTCCCATAGTTACGACATTCTTCATAGCCTTTTCAATCCTTGAAGACTCCGGACTCCTTCCCAGAACTGCCTATCTGCTGGACGGACTGTTTAAGAAGATAGGAATGAGCGGGAGAGCCGTGATTCCTCTTTTGCTCGGAACCGGTTGCGGAACGATGGCCGTTATCGTCACAAGAATTCTCGAATCCTGGAAGGAGAGAGTTATAGCGACAATCCTTCTCGCAGTTGGAATTCCTTGCAGCGCTCAGCTTGGAGTCATGCTGGGAATAGCGCCGGATTTCAAAGCACTGCTTATATGGCTCGGGGTAGTATCCTCAGTGCTGATCATTGCGGGTTACCTGTCCTCAAAGGTCATCCCCGGACCGTCGCCCATGTTTTTCATCGAGATACCACCAATAAGAATTCCAAAAATCAAAAACATCTTCTACAAAACCGTATCAAGATTGGAATGGTACTTCAAGGAAGTTCTGCCCATTTTTATACTGATAAGCGTGGCGATATGGATCGGGAGAATTACAGGAGTATTTGATTTAATAGTGGCAGGTCTGAGCGTACCCGTTACCGCAATAGGTCTGCCTGAAAGCACTTCGGAGGTATTCCTTTACGGCTTTTTCAGGCGAGACTACGGTGCAGCAGGACTGTTTGATCTCGCAACCAAGGGAGCTATGAGCTACTCCCAGATTGTTGTTGCGATGGTTGCATTAACACTCTTCGTCCCCTGTGTGGCCCAGTTCACAATTATCTGCAAGGAGAGAGGAATACGGTGGGGAGTTGCAGTTTTTATTCTCTCAGTCGTAATCGCATTTGCAGTTGGGGCATTAACAGCCCTCATGCTCGGGGTGATATGA
- a CDS encoding MaoC/PaaZ C-terminal domain-containing protein, which produces MSRRPIYFDTINIGESIDSVPRTITETDVWTFAYLTADFFPLHTNTEFAKRTVFGRQVAQGMLVLSIALGMVDQVILSKYDVSPVIAFFGVKEVRFLRPVFIGDTIAARAEVVDKEDLDEKRGVVTYRLEVKNQKDETVLTALYSALIRKTP; this is translated from the coding sequence ATGTCCCGTAGGCCAATATATTTTGACACCATAAACATCGGTGAAAGCATCGATTCGGTTCCGAGAACAATAACTGAGACCGATGTTTGGACGTTTGCCTACCTGACTGCAGACTTCTTTCCACTCCACACCAATACTGAGTTTGCGAAGAGAACGGTCTTCGGACGCCAGGTAGCTCAGGGAATGCTCGTTCTCAGCATAGCTCTCGGAATGGTGGATCAGGTGATTCTCTCCAAATACGATGTTAGTCCGGTTATCGCATTTTTTGGCGTAAAGGAGGTCAGATTCCTCAGACCGGTTTTTATCGGCGACACCATAGCAGCCAGGGCGGAGGTTGTGGATAAAGAAGACCTCGACGAAAAAAGAGGCGTGGTCACATACCGGCTGGAGGTAAAAAATCAGAAAGACGAGACAGTACTCACCGCCCTTTACTCTGCCCTCATCCGGAAAACTCCTTAA
- a CDS encoding class I adenylate-forming enzyme family protein, giving the protein MVPEFDYLWQYLDHWAEIDERFPAIKFKGKEISYGELKNNVDRLAASLLSLGVKKGDRVSTVLPMCPEYVYSFLACSKIGAICVPMDVRYRTAELRKFLRHARPEVVMAAESFQENDIKTTLTEIKEEIGNPEIFFLDSGFEELLKGEPLERVVEQSPDDDILIIFTGGTTGVPKATLLSHRNIISMAIGELKSLVRYVGREERMTTLVHLPPSHVGGTTELLATGVVNGSKMILVDHWRPDTVLRELSEEKITFFGAVPTMFALLFSLNVPLPSVELLVTAGEKLNPELLRRMVAWCEKVGVGYGSTETAGFVTFSQPEDDPAKFTEGYVGIPFDGVEIKIVDGSGVELKDGEIGEVLVKGPMVSKGYFNQPEETEKGFRDGYWVSGDLGYKKGEELYIVGRKKEVIRVGSYTVLPSEIEEVVMRNPGVGIAAAFGYPHEIYGEVVWLAVVPKAGEKINEAEIIEACKRELADFKVPRRVLIMDSIPLTRLGKADRIKLKETILKEFSG; this is encoded by the coding sequence ATGGTTCCCGAGTTCGATTATCTCTGGCAGTATCTTGACCACTGGGCAGAAATTGATGAAAGATTTCCGGCAATAAAGTTTAAGGGAAAAGAAATCAGTTACGGGGAATTGAAGAACAACGTTGACAGGCTGGCAGCCTCGCTTCTGAGTCTGGGAGTGAAGAAAGGTGACAGGGTCTCCACTGTTCTACCGATGTGTCCTGAATATGTTTACTCGTTTCTGGCCTGTTCCAAAATAGGTGCCATATGCGTTCCGATGGACGTGAGGTACAGGACGGCTGAACTGAGAAAATTTCTGAGGCATGCTAGGCCTGAGGTCGTGATGGCTGCAGAAAGCTTTCAGGAAAACGATATAAAGACGACTTTAACTGAAATAAAAGAGGAAATAGGCAATCCTGAAATTTTCTTTCTGGACTCCGGATTTGAGGAACTTCTGAAAGGTGAGCCTCTGGAACGGGTGGTGGAACAGTCCCCCGATGATGACATCCTGATAATATTCACCGGAGGGACAACAGGAGTTCCGAAAGCAACCCTTCTGTCCCACAGAAACATCATTTCGATGGCCATCGGAGAGCTGAAAAGTCTGGTGAGATACGTTGGCAGGGAAGAGAGAATGACCACCCTGGTCCATCTACCCCCCAGCCATGTTGGCGGAACGACAGAGCTGCTTGCAACGGGAGTCGTCAACGGATCAAAAATGATTCTGGTCGATCACTGGAGACCGGACACAGTTTTGAGGGAACTGAGTGAGGAAAAGATAACCTTTTTCGGAGCCGTTCCCACGATGTTTGCCCTTCTGTTCTCCCTCAATGTCCCCCTTCCATCGGTTGAACTCCTCGTAACTGCAGGTGAAAAGCTCAATCCAGAGCTTCTCAGAAGAATGGTGGCATGGTGCGAGAAGGTGGGAGTTGGATATGGTTCAACCGAGACGGCGGGGTTCGTCACATTTTCGCAGCCAGAGGATGATCCGGCGAAGTTTACGGAGGGATACGTGGGCATACCGTTTGACGGCGTTGAGATAAAAATTGTCGACGGCAGTGGAGTTGAGCTGAAGGACGGGGAGATCGGAGAAGTGCTGGTAAAGGGGCCTATGGTAAGCAAGGGATATTTCAACCAGCCTGAAGAGACGGAAAAGGGATTCAGAGACGGATACTGGGTGAGTGGGGATCTGGGATACAAAAAAGGAGAGGAGCTTTACATAGTCGGAAGAAAAAAGGAAGTTATAAGGGTTGGCAGCTACACGGTTCTGCCCTCGGAAATTGAGGAAGTTGTTATGAGAAATCCCGGAGTCGGTATTGCTGCTGCTTTCGGCTATCCGCATGAGATTTACGGAGAAGTCGTGTGGCTGGCGGTGGTGCCGAAGGCAGGAGAGAAGATAAACGAGGCTGAAATCATTGAAGCATGCAAAAGAGAGCTGGCTGACTTTAAGGTTCCGAGAAGAGTGCTGATAATGGACTCCATTCCCCTGACACGACTCGGAAAGGCAGACAGGATAAAGTTAAAGGAGACCATTCTTAAGGAGTTTTCCGGATGA
- a CDS encoding PAS domain-containing protein encodes MNLNDMLRILPDVLDELNEIVYVCDTDWNILYANKMARKILHYEAGKVNLRDIIAKEYLSTAQKRFNEILKSGKPLEKPAEYLIKTKDGKDLWVEVKTRPIFENGKLVAILGIARDVTERKLLELRLRDAEEKFRKIFENTPNIVVLIDSKGTIVEANPAAVRSVGMNPVGKNLREIFSREVAERRLSHIRKVLKDGRSLTVMGERDGRHFLTHIVPVELSGEKYTLHIVQEITRLVRVNNMLEVIKEINKLMVYEKDKMELVSKAAEKLRHIRHMNCWVGITEEDSVFLPSIGLRTTGDDVNCLIEAIKTGREVFREGEVEDCRKCRFYGEHRTMFRCALPMMVKEEVKGGLVVQAEKRPSDDELDLIKTLSGDLAFAIKAIEIDEAERWAYEQISRNIDQMAFLVDRIRNPLAAARGFTEIYVEDEKIRRKINEQHERILELVRQLEDRWEESERVRNLLGDLGGEKVG; translated from the coding sequence TTGAACCTAAATGATATGTTAAGGATACTTCCGGATGTTCTTGATGAGCTGAATGAAATTGTTTACGTATGCGATACAGACTGGAATATACTCTATGCAAACAAAATGGCCCGCAAAATTCTTCATTATGAGGCAGGAAAAGTTAATCTGAGAGATATAATTGCAAAAGAATACCTGTCAACAGCACAGAAGAGATTTAACGAGATTTTGAAGAGCGGAAAACCTCTGGAAAAACCCGCTGAGTATTTAATCAAAACTAAAGACGGGAAAGACCTGTGGGTTGAGGTCAAAACGAGACCGATTTTTGAGAATGGAAAGCTCGTTGCAATCCTTGGAATTGCGAGAGATGTGACCGAGAGAAAGCTGCTGGAACTGAGGTTGAGAGACGCTGAGGAGAAGTTCAGGAAAATATTTGAAAATACGCCCAACATCGTCGTACTGATTGACAGCAAGGGAACCATAGTGGAGGCGAATCCGGCGGCCGTGAGAAGTGTTGGTATGAACCCTGTCGGTAAAAACCTACGTGAGATATTTTCAAGAGAAGTTGCCGAGAGAAGACTCTCCCACATCAGAAAGGTGCTGAAGGATGGCAGATCGCTGACGGTGATGGGAGAAAGAGACGGCAGACATTTTTTGACACATATCGTACCTGTTGAGCTGAGTGGTGAAAAATACACCCTGCACATCGTACAGGAGATAACCCGGCTTGTGAGAGTAAACAACATGCTAGAGGTGATAAAGGAAATCAACAAACTGATGGTCTACGAGAAGGACAAAATGGAGCTTGTCAGTAAAGCTGCAGAGAAACTCAGACACATCAGACACATGAACTGCTGGGTTGGAATCACAGAGGAAGACAGCGTCTTTCTGCCATCCATAGGATTGAGGACTACGGGTGATGACGTTAACTGCCTGATCGAGGCTATCAAAACCGGACGTGAGGTGTTCAGGGAAGGAGAGGTGGAGGACTGCAGGAAATGCAGGTTTTACGGCGAGCACAGAACAATGTTCAGATGCGCATTACCGATGATGGTTAAGGAGGAGGTAAAGGGCGGTCTGGTTGTACAGGCGGAAAAAAGACCCTCGGACGATGAACTGGATCTGATTAAAACTCTTTCAGGAGACCTTGCGTTTGCCATAAAAGCAATTGAAATTGACGAGGCGGAAAGGTGGGCGTATGAGCAGATTAGCAGAAACATAGACCAGATGGCTTTTCTGGTTGACCGTATCAGAAATCCTCTGGCAGCGGCAAGAGGGTTCACGGAGATTTACGTCGAAGATGAAAAGATCAGGAGAAAGATAAACGAACAGCACGAAAGAATACTTGAGCTTGTACGACAGTTGGAGGACAGATGGGAAGAGTCCGAACGTGTGAGGAATCTGTTAGGAGATCTGGGAGGAGAAAAGGTGGGCTGA
- a CDS encoding response regulator: MRRRIMVVEDDAAVLEAVQIMLGNRYDVITATNGEEAVRLYRIFKPELVLMDIAMPVMDGVEATKEILKFDPEAKIIGISAYIRRRGQELLDAGAKEVIEKPFTRKKLIETVEKYLG, from the coding sequence ATGAGGCGCAGAATTATGGTTGTGGAAGATGATGCCGCAGTTCTGGAGGCGGTGCAGATCATGCTGGGAAACAGGTATGATGTCATCACCGCCACCAACGGGGAGGAGGCTGTGAGATTGTACAGGATATTTAAACCGGAATTGGTTTTGATGGATATAGCAATGCCTGTCATGGATGGAGTAGAGGCTACAAAAGAAATTCTGAAGTTTGATCCAGAGGCGAAAATAATAGGCATTTCCGCATACATTCGAAGAAGGGGTCAAGAACTGCTTGATGCAGGAGCCAAGGAAGTTATAGAGAAGCCTTTCACGAGAAAGAAGTTGATAGAGACTGTTGAGAAATATCTCGGGTGA